In Bacteriovorax stolpii, a single genomic region encodes these proteins:
- the mutL gene encoding DNA mismatch repair endonuclease MutL, with product MTSIDSNPTIEILPEHIIDQIKAGEVLERPASLLKELIENSLDAGSTEIHLHLIENGMDLLSIEDNGHGMNFKNLPFAFLRHATSKLKSFEDIYRLHSFGFRGEALASVAASARLTCTTQPKDLNAEGGKIIINGGATELLIPQRASTQGTSIYIKDLFFNTPARLKFIKSKVSEKSALKKMIYSFVLSHPQVTFTIKWDEKEKEIFKAVEVDSNIERIAQVFFSRKTETKNIIAASQEYEGYKVQVYFTRETHTTPQYRHHYLFVNKRFFQDKSLHQAVLRNLDIFWRFGESGHYVIDIQAPPEDIDVNVHPNKTQIKFLRSDVVYSLLVTSLKAGIKTQAIEAAPSLGFDLSGNSPESIPSFFSKDENRNFDLMNFAGTNEESTADYSLFKAESLLTPAPRFQRLLTQFLIADQGKPILVDIRKLLSCAIGQELQQFSLNDESAGPLLISEPFKMLKGKVDKHFEDLKALGFEFDRLNAEYIVLRTIPKFLPQVLLNSVAEGLIKYYELPKTQNYEKDSFKKFYHEFINDDLLMSVPDNFIEKYLNTPLCAEFSVELSHERLKSLFKA from the coding sequence ATGACATCAATAGATTCTAATCCTACCATTGAAATTCTACCGGAACATATTATCGACCAGATTAAGGCCGGTGAGGTGCTCGAGCGCCCAGCTTCGCTTTTAAAAGAGTTGATTGAAAACTCTCTGGATGCCGGCTCAACTGAAATCCATCTGCACTTAATTGAAAATGGCATGGACCTCTTATCGATTGAAGATAACGGTCACGGGATGAACTTTAAAAACCTTCCGTTTGCTTTTCTTCGCCACGCCACTTCGAAGCTTAAAAGTTTTGAAGACATTTACCGTCTTCACAGTTTTGGTTTCCGTGGAGAGGCCCTCGCCTCTGTTGCGGCCTCAGCGCGCCTGACTTGTACCACTCAGCCCAAAGACTTAAATGCTGAAGGTGGAAAAATCATTATCAATGGCGGGGCCACAGAGCTGCTTATCCCTCAACGCGCTAGCACTCAAGGGACTTCCATTTATATTAAAGACCTCTTCTTTAATACGCCGGCCAGGCTGAAATTCATTAAATCAAAAGTAAGTGAAAAGTCGGCGCTGAAAAAAATGATCTACTCGTTTGTTCTCTCACACCCACAAGTGACTTTCACTATTAAGTGGGATGAAAAAGAAAAAGAGATCTTTAAAGCGGTTGAAGTCGATAGCAACATCGAAAGAATCGCTCAGGTCTTTTTTTCGAGAAAAACTGAAACAAAAAATATCATCGCGGCCTCTCAGGAGTACGAAGGTTATAAAGTTCAGGTGTATTTCACCAGAGAAACACATACGACTCCGCAGTACCGACACCATTATCTTTTTGTAAACAAACGCTTCTTCCAGGATAAATCCCTGCACCAGGCAGTACTGAGAAATCTGGATATTTTCTGGCGTTTTGGAGAAAGTGGTCACTACGTGATTGATATCCAGGCCCCGCCTGAAGACATTGACGTCAACGTTCACCCAAATAAAACTCAGATTAAGTTTTTAAGATCAGACGTCGTCTACTCTCTTTTAGTGACTTCATTAAAGGCCGGAATAAAAACTCAGGCCATTGAAGCCGCGCCTTCTTTGGGCTTTGATCTTTCTGGAAACTCTCCAGAGAGCATCCCTTCTTTTTTCTCTAAAGATGAAAATAGAAATTTTGACTTGATGAACTTTGCTGGCACCAATGAAGAAAGCACTGCTGATTACAGCCTCTTTAAGGCCGAGTCACTGCTTACCCCAGCTCCGCGCTTTCAACGACTGCTAACCCAGTTTTTAATCGCCGATCAGGGAAAACCAATATTAGTCGATATAAGAAAACTTCTTTCGTGTGCGATCGGCCAAGAGCTTCAGCAGTTCTCATTAAATGATGAATCGGCAGGCCCGCTTCTCATCAGTGAACCTTTCAAAATGCTCAAAGGAAAAGTTGATAAACACTTTGAAGACTTAAAGGCCTTAGGGTTTGAATTCGACCGCTTAAATGCAGAGTATATTGTCTTAAGAACAATTCCCAAGTTTCTTCCACAAGTGCTTTTAAACTCTGTGGCCGAAGGACTGATTAAGTATTACGAGCTTCCTAAAACTCAGAACTATGAGAAGGATTCGTTCAAAAAGTTCTATCACGAATTTATCAACGACGATCTTCTGATGTCCGTCCCTGATAATTTTATTGAAAAATATCTTAATACTCCTCTTTGCGCTGAATTCTCTGTAGAACTCTCGCATGAGCGCTTAAAAAGCTTGTTTAAAGCATGA
- the rlmN gene encoding 23S rRNA (adenine(2503)-C(2))-methyltransferase RlmN has translation MSINLKLEKPSLYALTLVELRDYLAEKGLAKFAADQIYQWMYKFHERDLSKWSNISKKIREDFENNFDLTLPTVVWNGLSKDGTRKFLVKMRDGQTVEAVAIPAKDRLTLCISSQVGCAIGCTFCHTGTMGLKRNLLADEIVGQFLAITDWLKANVSTEEKLTNIVFMGQGEPLHNYDNVRSATIIFMEDKGLGLSQRKITLSTSGLVPQIEKMWDFPPVNIAISLHAAHNDIRSELMPINKAFDLQRLFEAIRKVPLKAYRRITYEYILIADLNDRQEDIDGLCDLLEKSKSKINIIPYNDFPDSKFKRPSNSKIIWFQEELLKRGFVCTTRTTKGQDILAACGQLKSEYEKLNLWDTNKSKAFEMQFSK, from the coding sequence ATGAGCATTAATTTAAAACTAGAAAAACCTTCTTTATACGCCCTGACACTCGTGGAGCTTCGCGATTACCTAGCTGAAAAGGGACTGGCGAAATTCGCGGCCGATCAAATTTACCAATGGATGTACAAATTCCATGAGCGCGACCTTTCGAAGTGGTCGAACATTTCTAAAAAAATTCGTGAGGATTTTGAAAATAATTTTGATTTAACTCTGCCAACAGTTGTTTGGAACGGGCTTTCAAAAGACGGGACGAGAAAGTTCCTGGTGAAAATGCGCGATGGTCAGACTGTTGAAGCAGTCGCTATTCCGGCAAAAGACCGACTGACTCTTTGTATCTCTTCTCAGGTTGGGTGTGCGATTGGATGTACGTTCTGCCACACGGGAACAATGGGGTTAAAGAGAAACCTTTTAGCTGACGAAATCGTCGGTCAATTCTTGGCAATCACTGACTGGTTAAAGGCCAATGTCAGTACTGAAGAAAAACTCACAAACATCGTTTTCATGGGGCAAGGGGAACCACTTCATAACTATGATAACGTCAGAAGTGCGACGATCATTTTCATGGAAGACAAAGGCCTTGGTCTGTCTCAAAGAAAGATCACACTTTCGACTTCAGGACTTGTTCCGCAAATTGAAAAAATGTGGGATTTCCCACCGGTGAATATCGCTATTTCTCTGCATGCCGCTCATAACGATATCCGCTCTGAACTAATGCCAATCAACAAGGCCTTCGATCTTCAAAGACTTTTTGAAGCTATTAGAAAAGTACCGCTTAAAGCTTACCGTCGCATCACGTATGAATACATCCTGATTGCTGATCTTAACGATCGCCAGGAAGATATCGATGGGCTTTGTGACCTGCTAGAGAAGAGTAAATCAAAGATCAACATCATTCCATACAATGACTTTCCGGACTCGAAATTCAAACGTCCGAGCAACTCAAAGATCATCTGGTTTCAGGAAGAGCTTTTAAAACGTGGTTTTGTTTGTACGACAAGAACCACAAAAGGCCAGGATATCCTGGCCGCTTGTGGACAATTAAAAAGCGAATACGAAAAACTGAATCTTTGGGACACGAATAAATCAAAGGCCTTCGAGATGCAGTTTTCTAAGTAA
- a CDS encoding acyl-CoA dehydrogenase family protein, whose translation MWFFTSEEKELQSVCRDFASKELAPFAEKHDHDESFNINAFKKMGELGVLGITADPKYGGAGLGATAATIVMEEFGKACAGSTLSYLAHTILCVNNIQNNASEEQKAKYLPKLITGEHIGCMGMSEPEFGSDAVGIQTKAKKDGDHYVINGTKMWITNAQYADVAYVYTRTGEDRKNLSTFIIEKGTPGFHVGKPIHKMGMRSSPTGELVFDKAKVPATQLVGKEGDSIYHMMKNLDIERITIAGISLGIAQACVDQCVKYAQERKQFGKQIGNFQLIQKMIAEMKAETEMMRAFLYSVCKQYDAGERGPVNAAMVKLQLPKMATKIALDAIQLHGGYGYSREFPLERMMRDNKLNEIGAGTNEVMIMIIAKNMLKELDK comes from the coding sequence ATGTGGTTTTTTACCAGCGAAGAAAAAGAACTTCAATCTGTGTGCAGAGATTTTGCGAGCAAAGAACTTGCTCCATTTGCAGAGAAACACGATCACGATGAATCTTTCAATATCAATGCATTCAAGAAAATGGGCGAGCTCGGAGTTCTAGGAATTACTGCTGATCCAAAATACGGTGGGGCCGGCCTTGGGGCCACTGCAGCGACAATCGTCATGGAAGAATTTGGTAAGGCCTGTGCAGGTTCTACCCTGTCATACCTTGCGCACACTATCCTTTGCGTAAACAACATTCAAAACAACGCTTCTGAAGAACAAAAAGCAAAATACCTTCCAAAACTTATCACTGGTGAGCACATCGGTTGTATGGGTATGAGTGAACCAGAATTCGGTTCAGACGCTGTTGGTATTCAGACAAAAGCAAAAAAAGACGGAGATCACTATGTGATTAACGGAACAAAAATGTGGATCACAAACGCTCAGTACGCTGACGTAGCTTACGTGTACACAAGAACAGGTGAAGACAGAAAAAATCTTTCAACATTCATCATCGAAAAAGGAACTCCAGGTTTCCACGTTGGAAAACCAATTCATAAAATGGGTATGAGATCATCTCCAACTGGAGAGCTGGTTTTTGATAAAGCAAAAGTTCCAGCAACTCAGCTTGTAGGAAAAGAAGGCGACTCAATTTATCACATGATGAAAAACCTGGACATCGAGAGAATCACGATTGCTGGTATCTCTCTTGGTATCGCTCAGGCGTGTGTTGACCAATGTGTGAAGTACGCTCAGGAAAGAAAACAATTCGGAAAACAAATCGGAAACTTCCAGCTGATCCAAAAAATGATCGCTGAAATGAAAGCTGAAACAGAAATGATGAGAGCTTTCCTCTACTCTGTTTGTAAGCAATACGATGCTGGAGAAAGAGGGCCGGTTAACGCTGCAATGGTGAAACTTCAACTGCCAAAGATGGCGACGAAGATCGCTCTGGACGCCATCCAACTTCACGGTGGATACGGCTACTCTCGCGAGTTCCCGCTTGAGCGCATGATGAGAGACAACAAGCTTAACGAAATCGGCGCTGGTACAAACGAAGTTATGATTATGATCATCGCTAAAAATATGCTTAAGGAATTGGATAAATAA
- the sppA gene encoding signal peptide peptidase SppA, with the protein MTSSKNTKALFGIFAMVFVFFVILIAFAFITMNAFNETSLVQKKSNSAHIGVITVDGVIMDSKDTIELLQIAEEDKQLQAIILRIDSPGGAVGPTQEIYEEIQRIDKKKPIYASFGGIAASGGYYLGSATRKIWASPGTLTGSIGVIMEFMDLSKLYEFAKVSPQTVKAGRYKDAGNPARALTQEESDMMNKLIAGVHKQFINDILKRRADKIKGDITEHAQGQIFSGEEAKNIGLVDEMGSLWTAGRAIHTEMKMKDEFALKFIEKKKKVGLFDLMGSLEESISRLNLSSIATMDQSPRLMFK; encoded by the coding sequence GTGACCTCATCTAAAAATACCAAGGCCTTATTTGGCATTTTCGCCATGGTTTTCGTTTTCTTCGTCATCTTAATCGCTTTTGCTTTTATCACTATGAATGCTTTTAATGAGACCTCGCTGGTTCAGAAAAAGTCTAATAGCGCTCACATCGGTGTTATCACTGTTGATGGGGTGATCATGGATTCAAAAGACACAATCGAACTTCTGCAAATTGCTGAAGAAGACAAACAACTTCAGGCCATCATTTTAAGAATTGATTCTCCGGGCGGTGCTGTTGGACCGACTCAGGAAATTTATGAAGAGATTCAACGTATCGACAAAAAGAAACCAATCTATGCTTCTTTCGGTGGTATCGCGGCCAGTGGTGGATACTATCTTGGTTCAGCAACAAGAAAGATCTGGGCAAGCCCGGGAACTCTGACTGGTTCTATTGGGGTGATCATGGAGTTTATGGATCTTTCAAAGCTTTATGAGTTTGCAAAAGTAAGCCCACAAACAGTAAAGGCTGGACGTTATAAAGATGCGGGAAATCCTGCACGCGCACTAACTCAGGAAGAATCAGATATGATGAACAAACTGATTGCCGGAGTTCACAAGCAATTTATCAACGACATCTTAAAGCGCAGAGCTGACAAGATTAAAGGCGACATTACTGAACACGCTCAAGGACAGATCTTCTCGGGTGAAGAAGCTAAGAACATCGGTCTGGTTGATGAGATGGGAAGTTTGTGGACAGCCGGAAGAGCAATTCACACTGAAATGAAAATGAAAGATGAGTTCGCTTTAAAATTTATTGAAAAGAAAAAGAAAGTAGGACTGTTTGATTTGATGGGATCTTTAGAAGAAAGCATCAGCAGACTAAACCTGAGTTCTATTGCAACGATGGATCAGTCTCCACGTTTAATGTTTAAATAG
- a CDS encoding SH3 domain-containing protein yields MSKTILSMMLILSFNLGAQTTAPLTKTLVGVKYFNQMMGNVHQNASRYSQVLTTISCNHPVKVMKETSKDGKEFLLYGENNWYSVVVGPYEGFIMADYLSDKKNVCFEEEYSKFFDGLNLDINDLYYWARLYDQYVQGKSKVR; encoded by the coding sequence ATGTCTAAAACTATTTTAAGCATGATGCTTATTTTAAGTTTTAATCTCGGCGCTCAGACAACGGCACCGTTGACTAAAACATTAGTGGGAGTGAAGTACTTCAATCAGATGATGGGGAACGTACATCAGAATGCATCCCGCTATTCACAGGTTTTAACCACAATCAGCTGTAATCATCCGGTAAAAGTGATGAAAGAAACATCTAAGGATGGAAAAGAGTTTCTTTTATATGGAGAGAACAACTGGTATTCAGTGGTCGTAGGCCCCTATGAAGGCTTTATCATGGCCGATTACTTAAGCGATAAAAAGAATGTTTGTTTTGAAGAAGAGTACTCAAAGTTTTTTGACGGACTCAATCTCGATATCAATGACCTTTATTACTGGGCGAGACTGTATGATCAGTACGTTCAGGGGAAATCAAAGGTGCGCTAA
- a CDS encoding endonuclease/exonuclease/phosphatase family protein, translating to MKNFILSLFAVNALISLASSSYAQSSLAQSVFVNRPEVAFPVPGDEEVIRTFGKVTKNQLPPRKFKFLVWNLHKGTEDSFKTEYLSLAFDRDIVMNQEVFLDPNMMDVFRYLPNFYFTTATSFFSGKEKVRTGVANISAVKPAYTEFIRTETLEPVVNSPKVALITSYPIRFSTKELTVVNLHGINFVSTKSFRHELNRIYERIKDIPSPLVFSGDFNTWNRDRISILEEYAQKLNLVEARFLPDNRMTFNGYPLDHFLHTKDLKVTRAKVDGDFKGSDHKPLQVEVEYSPLKFDFEDEEFTQDLSLAH from the coding sequence ATGAAAAATTTTATCCTTAGCCTTTTTGCAGTTAACGCCCTTATTTCATTAGCTTCCAGCTCCTATGCCCAAAGCTCTCTCGCCCAGAGCGTCTTTGTTAACAGGCCTGAAGTTGCTTTTCCCGTCCCTGGTGACGAGGAAGTTATCAGGACTTTTGGGAAAGTAACCAAAAACCAACTGCCGCCCAGGAAATTTAAATTTCTCGTCTGGAACCTGCACAAAGGAACGGAAGATAGCTTCAAAACTGAATACCTTTCCCTGGCCTTCGACCGCGATATCGTCATGAACCAGGAAGTCTTTCTTGATCCCAACATGATGGATGTTTTCCGCTACCTTCCAAATTTTTATTTCACAACTGCGACTAGTTTTTTCTCAGGCAAAGAAAAAGTGAGAACTGGTGTGGCAAACATCAGCGCCGTCAAACCGGCCTATACTGAATTTATCCGCACTGAAACTTTAGAGCCGGTGGTGAATTCTCCGAAAGTCGCTTTGATCACCAGCTATCCTATCCGCTTTTCAACAAAAGAGCTTACGGTGGTTAATCTTCACGGAATCAATTTTGTTTCGACAAAAAGCTTCCGTCACGAACTCAACCGCATCTACGAACGCATTAAAGACATCCCGTCGCCCCTGGTTTTTTCGGGTGACTTCAATACCTGGAACCGCGATCGCATCTCAATCCTGGAGGAATACGCTCAGAAATTAAACCTGGTTGAAGCTCGCTTTCTTCCGGATAATCGAATGACTTTTAACGGGTATCCCCTGGATCACTTCCTTCATACAAAAGATTTAAAAGTCACGCGTGCAAAAGTCGACGGAGACTTCAAAGGCTCGGATCATAAGCCGCTACAGGTAGAAGTTGAGTATTCCCCTCTGAAATTTGATTTCGAGGATGAGGAGTTTACTCAAGATTTAAGTCTTGCACACTAG
- a CDS encoding acyl-CoA dehydrogenase family protein, with protein sequence MNELQVELKSQLEKFCLAKIEPFMEHDDETEEFRMSIFTDLGELGFCGMTIPEAYGGAGLTYQDCAVALEEIAKYSVPYAVTVSVSTMVQSIINDFGTEKQKSTFLPPLTAGQEIGAFCLSESGAGSDASSLKTTAKKADGGYILNGTKLWITSGGIAKTYIVMARTGGEGSKGVSAFIVRDGTPGLSFGKKEKKMGWRTSPTREVIFENCFVPEENRLLLEGEGFKVAMAALDKGRITIGSIGVGLAQRALDESVKYSLTRQQFNQPIFDFQGLQFMMADMACETEASRLLVQEAARLYDEGRPNQKIASFAKLKSTDTAMKVTTDAVQILGGVGYTREYPVERFMRDAKVLQIVEGTNQVQRVVIARQLKKEYTTH encoded by the coding sequence ATGAATGAACTACAAGTAGAACTTAAGTCACAATTAGAAAAATTCTGTCTGGCAAAGATCGAGCCTTTCATGGAACACGATGATGAGACAGAAGAATTCCGCATGTCGATCTTCACTGATTTAGGTGAACTTGGATTTTGTGGAATGACTATCCCTGAAGCTTACGGTGGCGCTGGTTTAACTTACCAGGACTGCGCAGTCGCTCTAGAGGAAATCGCAAAGTACTCTGTGCCCTACGCTGTTACTGTTTCGGTTTCAACGATGGTTCAATCAATCATCAACGACTTTGGTACTGAAAAACAAAAAAGCACTTTCCTTCCTCCTTTAACAGCTGGCCAGGAAATCGGTGCTTTCTGTTTAAGTGAATCAGGCGCTGGCTCAGATGCAAGCTCACTGAAAACGACAGCGAAAAAGGCCGACGGCGGTTATATTCTTAACGGAACAAAACTTTGGATCACGTCAGGTGGAATCGCGAAAACATACATCGTGATGGCAAGAACAGGTGGCGAAGGCAGCAAAGGTGTTTCTGCTTTCATCGTCAGAGACGGAACTCCGGGACTGTCGTTCGGTAAAAAAGAAAAGAAAATGGGATGGAGAACAAGTCCAACCCGCGAAGTGATTTTCGAAAACTGTTTTGTCCCTGAAGAAAACAGACTTCTCTTAGAAGGTGAAGGTTTTAAAGTGGCCATGGCCGCTTTAGACAAAGGAAGAATCACGATTGGATCAATCGGTGTTGGTCTTGCTCAAAGAGCGCTTGATGAGTCTGTAAAATACTCTCTGACTCGCCAGCAATTCAACCAGCCAATCTTCGACTTCCAGGGTCTGCAGTTTATGATGGCCGATATGGCCTGTGAAACTGAAGCTTCAAGACTTCTTGTTCAGGAAGCTGCAAGACTGTACGACGAAGGAAGACCAAACCAAAAGATCGCCTCATTTGCCAAGCTAAAATCAACAGACACGGCGATGAAAGTCACAACTGACGCTGTTCAGATTTTAGGTGGCGTTGGTTATACAAGAGAGTACCCGGTTGAGCGTTTCATGAGAGATGCAAAAGTTCTTCAGATTGTTGAGGGAACAAACCAGGTTCAGCGCGTGGTTATCGCAAGACAATTAAAGAAAGAATACACAACTCACTAA
- a CDS encoding GGDEF domain-containing protein, giving the protein MSTDDTTIVLTDIRAALQASEKEAQQKPAALLVVGGDLNGTLFDLIESTTGVGRNADNSIALEFNGVSRYHFKLHAQGDTHVLEDSGSKNGTYLNNKKVEGNATLAKGDIIKIGSIALKYLPKGDPERLTYDKLNLEANTDKHTGCYNKGYFNNRITLEVNKSKVTGDPLSLIIFDLDHFKKLNDNFGHDAGDYVLKEMAQVIRSNGIREQDVFARYGGEEFVILLPKTNLKQSFEIAERLRKLIENKEFIYDGKRLPVTASIGVADYRQGVNTGTDLFKRADEAVYKSKEGGRNQVQFYRG; this is encoded by the coding sequence ATGAGTACTGATGACACAACCATTGTCTTAACCGACATTAGGGCCGCTTTACAAGCTTCGGAAAAAGAAGCACAACAAAAGCCCGCCGCTTTGCTCGTGGTTGGTGGTGATTTAAACGGAACGCTTTTTGATCTTATTGAATCAACAACTGGTGTAGGCAGAAACGCAGACAACTCTATCGCTTTAGAGTTTAACGGTGTTTCACGCTACCACTTCAAACTTCACGCTCAAGGAGACACTCACGTCCTTGAAGACAGTGGATCAAAAAACGGAACATACCTTAACAATAAAAAAGTTGAAGGCAATGCCACTCTTGCAAAGGGTGACATCATTAAGATCGGAAGCATCGCTCTTAAGTATCTTCCAAAAGGAGATCCTGAAAGACTGACTTACGATAAACTAAACCTTGAAGCCAACACTGATAAGCACACTGGTTGTTACAACAAAGGTTACTTCAACAACAGAATCACTCTTGAAGTAAACAAATCAAAAGTGACTGGTGATCCTTTATCACTAATTATTTTCGATCTTGACCACTTTAAAAAACTTAACGACAACTTCGGCCACGATGCCGGAGACTATGTACTAAAAGAAATGGCCCAAGTGATCCGTTCAAACGGAATCAGAGAACAAGACGTCTTCGCCCGCTACGGTGGAGAAGAGTTCGTTATTCTTTTACCAAAAACAAACTTAAAGCAGTCTTTTGAAATCGCAGAAAGATTGAGAAAGCTGATTGAAAACAAAGAATTTATTTACGACGGGAAACGACTTCCCGTAACCGCATCTATTGGAGTTGCAGATTACCGCCAAGGCGTAAACACTGGAACAGATCTCTTTAAGAGAGCTGATGAAGCTGTTTACAAATCTAAGGAAGGGGGCAGGAATCAGGTTCAATTCTATAGGGGCTAA
- a CDS encoding glucose-6-phosphate isomerase (catalyzes the formation of D-fructose 6-phosphate from D-glucose 6-phosphate) gives MAVKFQFHPERPYLSEDLTAKKVEIFKSIINNPRTQFFYTYTRSELELSSKAVFHKFKDRKIFVHIGIGGSSLGPEMLVSALGKSETKFIFINNVDPEEIHSQLQPLHGADLKDCLFYFVSKSGGTAETMAAMAIISQLFESRGIRPSEYKNYFVFATDPVKSELLTLAREWDITTLEVPSDVGGRFSALTPVGFLPALFAGLDINQLIQGAKDAQAELLSTDGKKNELIAAAEFLYELKIKKEISQTVFMPYSSKLRNLSFWFTQLWAESLGKKKNKRGDVINVGFTPIVAYGATDQHSQVQLFMEGPNDKAYIIVEVEKFAHDFPLHSVLSTNNLQKLSGFKLSDLIKAEMEGTIKALREQERAVLHVKIAKNDEYHLAQLVLFFESLTALMGDYLMIDPFDQPGVEAGKIYAFEFLNQL, from the coding sequence ATGGCAGTTAAATTTCAATTCCATCCTGAGCGCCCTTACCTGTCTGAAGACCTGACAGCGAAAAAAGTTGAGATCTTTAAAAGCATCATCAACAACCCTCGCACGCAGTTCTTTTACACTTACACTCGTTCGGAGCTGGAGCTTTCTTCAAAGGCCGTCTTCCACAAGTTTAAAGATAGAAAAATTTTCGTTCATATTGGAATTGGTGGCTCAAGCCTTGGCCCGGAAATGCTGGTGAGTGCTCTGGGAAAAAGTGAGACGAAGTTTATCTTCATCAACAACGTTGACCCGGAAGAAATCCACTCACAGCTACAACCTCTGCACGGCGCTGATTTAAAAGACTGCTTATTTTATTTTGTTTCTAAATCAGGTGGAACTGCTGAAACCATGGCCGCCATGGCGATTATCTCGCAATTGTTTGAGTCTCGTGGAATCAGACCTTCTGAATATAAAAACTATTTTGTCTTTGCGACTGATCCAGTTAAGAGTGAACTTCTAACCCTTGCCCGCGAATGGGATATCACAACACTTGAAGTGCCAAGTGATGTCGGTGGGCGCTTTAGTGCTTTGACTCCAGTTGGTTTCCTTCCTGCTTTATTTGCAGGTCTGGATATCAATCAGCTTATTCAGGGAGCAAAAGACGCTCAGGCCGAATTGCTTTCTACTGATGGAAAGAAAAATGAGTTGATTGCTGCCGCTGAATTTCTTTATGAGTTAAAAATCAAAAAAGAGATCTCTCAAACAGTCTTCATGCCGTACTCTTCAAAATTAAGAAACCTCTCTTTTTGGTTCACTCAATTGTGGGCAGAGAGTTTAGGAAAAAAGAAAAACAAACGCGGTGACGTGATCAATGTTGGATTCACTCCGATTGTTGCCTACGGGGCAACAGACCAGCACTCTCAAGTTCAACTTTTTATGGAAGGCCCAAATGACAAGGCCTACATCATTGTTGAAGTTGAAAAGTTTGCTCATGACTTCCCTCTTCACTCAGTGCTCTCAACTAATAACCTTCAAAAGCTGTCAGGCTTTAAACTTTCAGATTTGATCAAAGCTGAAATGGAAGGGACAATTAAGGCCCTGCGCGAACAGGAAAGAGCTGTTCTACACGTAAAGATTGCTAAAAATGACGAGTATCACCTCGCTCAACTGGTTCTTTTCTTCGAGAGCTTAACAGCACTTATGGGAGATTACCTAATGATTGATCCTTTTGATCAACCAGGAGTTGAAGCTGGGAAGATCTACGCATTTGAATTTTTGAACCAGTTGTAA
- a CDS encoding LysM peptidoglycan-binding domain-containing protein: MFKILFLSLVLSSCGLIERFKTPEQPTDGTSTSSSEELNSAPATTSSADATDDLFSKTMEETSESHTDNPSNISANDPDLKSLEDEFSADRPGETVKESQIALTPDKSQETHVEVSEALPEIKSEPEVPAYSEAGQVKSYKVKKGETLMQIAFKLYGDISKWKDIKNMNPGLGNNTALRANTELKYRAPEAPFVWNPAGSPYLIKTGETLGTISNTVYSTPKKWKSIWENNKPLIKNPNVIYAGFTLYYTNGGMANFVQPKAAQPKQEIAEEEIIVDQTLTAEAPAKAAEVELPKSTVQFSEEAQTDEAVQTLSAPKRELVKTAVEKISAPQEAEIDLINNVSVPHEQEIAPDIDEEIQTL, translated from the coding sequence ATGTTTAAGATATTGTTCCTGTCGTTGGTTTTATCTTCGTGTGGGTTGATCGAAAGATTCAAAACTCCTGAACAACCAACTGATGGCACTTCAACGTCAAGCAGTGAAGAGTTAAACTCTGCTCCGGCCACAACCTCTTCTGCTGATGCAACTGATGACCTCTTCAGCAAGACGATGGAAGAAACAAGTGAGTCTCACACAGACAACCCATCAAACATTTCCGCTAACGATCCTGACCTAAAGTCACTTGAAGATGAATTCTCTGCTGACAGACCAGGTGAAACAGTTAAAGAATCACAGATTGCTCTAACTCCTGATAAATCTCAAGAGACACATGTTGAAGTTTCAGAAGCTCTTCCTGAAATTAAATCAGAACCAGAAGTTCCAGCTTACAGTGAAGCGGGACAAGTGAAGTCTTATAAAGTGAAAAAAGGTGAAACGCTTATGCAAATCGCCTTCAAACTTTATGGCGATATCTCGAAGTGGAAAGACATCAAAAACATGAACCCAGGTCTTGGCAACAACACTGCTCTTCGTGCCAATACTGAACTTAAGTACCGCGCTCCAGAAGCTCCATTTGTCTGGAACCCAGCTGGATCTCCTTACTTAATTAAAACTGGTGAAACACTAGGAACAATCTCAAACACTGTTTACTCTACTCCTAAGAAGTGGAAATCGATTTGGGAAAACAACAAGCCTCTAATCAAAAACCCTAACGTGATTTATGCAGGGTTCACTCTGTATTACACAAACGGTGGAATGGCGAACTTCGTTCAACCAAAAGCTGCTCAGCCAAAGCAGGAAATTGCAGAAGAAGAAATCATTGTAGACCAGACATTAACAGCTGAAGCTCCGGCAAAAGCAGCAGAAGTTGAATTGCCAAAATCGACAGTTCAATTCTCTGAAGAAGCTCAAACAGATGAAGCAGTTCAAACACTTTCAGCTCCAAAAAGAGAGCTGGTTAAGACTGCAGTTGAAAAAATCTCAGCTCCACAAGAAGCTGAAATCGACCTGATCAACAATGTATCGGTTCCTCATGAGCAGGAAATTGCTCCGGATATCGACGAAGAAATTCAAACTCTTTAA